TAAGCCCGCCCAAGGACTTTTGCGCTTGAACCACAAGGTCTATTTTAACGCACAGACTCAGATCTTTGTGCCCCCCCAGGCCCGATCCGTGGGGTTGGTTTTTCAAAACTATGCCCTTTTCCCCCATTTAAGTGCGCTTGAGAATATCAAGCTGGCGCTATTGGAGCAACCCAATCCAGCGCGCGAGAAACTGGCCTGGGAATGGCTCGAAAAAGTGCGTTTGACTCACCGGGCCCATGCCCGCCCGCAGACCCTTTCCGGCGGCGAACAGCAGCGTCTGGCCCTGGCAAGGGCTTTGGCCCGTCAGCCTGAACTGCTGCTTTTGGATGAGCCCTTTGCCGCCATGGATACCCCTTTGCGGCGCGAACTCTATCTTGAATTGGCCCAATTGCGTGATGAGTACCCATTGTCAATTCTGCTGGTGACCCATGAGCTGCAAGAGGCGTTGCAAGTGGCCGATCAGTTGGTTTTGCTCCAGGCTGGACGCATTCTTCAAGAGGGGCCGCCCCAGGTTTTGCGAAAGGCACCTGCCAATGCTGAGGTGGCAAGACTCTTGGGGATTGAAAACTTTTGGCCCGCAGAGCGAATTTCTGACAAGCATGTGGTTTGGGCCGAAGGCGAAATTGAGTTGTCCAGTTACGCTGAAGCTTCAAGGGGGGCAGGCTGGTTGATGGGAGCCCCTGAAGATCTGGTGATAAGTACTGAGCCCGATTCTTCACGGGGGCAGGTTTGGCCGGCCCGTGTCGAACAGGCTTTGCGTTTGGGGCAGCGCTGGCATCTGCGCTTAAAGCTTGCAAAGGGAACGCCTGTGATCGCCAGTGTGCCCTTTGCGGTTTCTACCGGGGCCCAGATCTGGGTATATTTCCCACCCCAGGTTTTGCAATGGGTTCCAGAGTCTCAGCGAAAACGAAGCCATAGGAGTATCTTATGAAACGATCCTTTCAGATCTTGGGTGTGTTGGGGATGGCCTGCTGTTTCAGTTTTGGCCTTCCCAGCTTTGCCCAAAATACAAGCACAAAGCAGGCAGAAGAACTTGCTCAAGCGCAATTGAATCTGGCTCTGCAGGCCTTTGAACAGGGGCAATACCGTTCAGCTTTGCCAGGTCTGATCAAAGCGGTTTCAGATGATCCTAACAATCTCCATCTGCTCAGAATCCGTGCTGAAACCTATCAGTATTTGGGGCTGTTTGAAGAGGCTGAAGCCGATTTACAGGTGGGTTTAAAACGCGAGCCCCAAAATACTGAATTGCTTGAAGGATTGGGCTGGTTGCGCATTTTTCAAAAGCGCTTTGCTGAAGCCGAAAAAATTCTTGAGCAGGCTCTCGCGCTCGATCCAGAAAGCTTCTGGATACAACTCAATCTGGGTCATGCCTTGCTTTTACAGCACAAAGATACTCTGGCCTTTAAGCGCTATTGCGGCCTTGCCCATTCGGGCGATGGTCCTATGTTGGGGGATGCCCTCAAAAAGGATTTTTCAAAACTTACCCGTTTTGAGATTTTTCACCCCCGCTATTTTGAGCTGATTCAAAAGTTTGAGTCTCACTGTGGTTTGGGGTTGGTCTTGCCAGAGGAATGTTTGCAGCAACATTAAATTAGTCAAGATAAAGTAAAGCCGTTCTTAAACTACGCGTTTAAACACCCTGATTTAATGAAAATAGAATTCAATGAGAGCGCATCATCAGGGGTTTCTGCTGATCCATCATTGTGTGTTTTCACAAACACACTTGAAGCAATTAAAAGAGGAGTTATCTCAATGTCTTATGAGACGAGTTGCCTTTGTGGCACTGTAAAAATGACAGCTGAAAATATAAACCCCAAGTTTACAGTATGTCATTGTCAATCTTGCAGAACTTGGGGGGGGGCGCCATTCTTCGCGGTGAAATGTGGCACAGAAGTGAAAATCGAAGGGGATGATAAGGTTAAAATATACAAATCATCTGCCTGGGCTTCTCGTGGTTTTTGTACCGAATGTGGAACTCATCTGTTCTATCAGCTTAAAGCAACTGGCGAGTACAATATACCTGTAGGTCTATTTTCAAATCTAAAAGGCTTGGAAATGGATATGCAGTATTTTAGTGATATGCGCCCCAGTTACTACTGTTTCACAAATGAAACAAAAGAAATGACCAGCGAAGAAATCATGGCTTACTTTGCTGATAAAATGAGAACCTAAGAAGTACCAGCACATGTCTGAACGCATCTATTGGATGGGGGGGCGGGTTTTCGATTTGGCCAACTTAATATTCCAGCCCATCGCCCTCATTGCTGAAGCGATGGGCTGTTCTGCGCATGGTAGCTGAGGGAGAGATGAAATCTGCTCCGCTCTTTCTTTTCCTGAACCAAATTTGCAAATTTCAGTATGAGATGCTTGATCTTTATCAAGGTCAAGCCTGGACAATTGCGTAAAACTAAAAGAAAATAGCAATGCTCTGAGGGGCTTCAGAGGAATTCTTTTGCTATATTAAAGTTTAAGCTGGAAATTCATTCCGAAAGAGGGTGTGAATGGGGTGGGGATGATTTGAAATGGCTGCTTTGATGCGTTTGCTAAGTTTGAGCTTGGGTTTTTCTTTGCTGTCGGCATGCAGTGAAGTCTTTTTGGATTATCATCTTCCACCCACTCAGCCCGGTTTGAGTGCTGTTTCCCTGGAGTCAGGAAAATCTGCGTCTGTGCCTTTGGCTCAGAACCTGCTTCGTCTGTTGCCCCAAGTAAAGGTTCAAGCCGCTGATTTGCAAAATCTGAGTGTTTACGTGACCCTTACGCCAGCAGGCGGCGGAACTCAGCGAGATTTGCGCTTCAGTGCAGAGCAACTCTTACAGGGCGATATGGCTGAAATCCTTAATCTCCCAGTGGGTCAGTATCGCTTGGCGGTTCAATTGCAAAATTCCAAGCAGGAAGTGCAGGCTTCCTTTGAAAAAACACTGTCCTTGGCTGCCGATCAAATTTTGACGCTTCCCTTTCTCTTAGAAAAGGGAGAAAAGGGTTCTGAACTGCGTATTTCCGAGCCGGAGCAAGGGGCTTCTTCCTCTCCAGCAGGGGCTCTCTCCTCTGAAAGTGAGACTTCTTCTGGCATGGATGCAGGGGCTGGGGGAGGCAGTTCTTCCAGTGGCTTGGGGAGCAGTCATTCGGCAGGGCCTGCACCTCGGAATCTGAGAATATTGGAAAGCAGTTCCAGTCGTCTGCAAATGGTATGGGAAGCGCCGCTCAATCAAACGGTTCAGTACTATCGTCTCTATCGCAATGGGGTTTTGGTGGCCGATCATCTTCCGGTCACGAATTATACGCTGGAGGGTCTTTTTGCCGATCAAGACTATCAGCTGAGTGTGACGGCTGTCAGTGCTGCCGGAGAAAGTCTGCCTTTGGAAATGAAAGCCCATACAGCGGCCTCCAATGGAGGCNNNNNNNNNNNNNNNNNNNNNNNNNNNNNNNNNTCAATGGAGGTATCGCGCGCCCGGGCGTCCACTTGCTCAACCTGCGGATTGATATCAAAGCGGTAAGTCGTGCTTTCTTCCTCAAGCGGTGCCTCATCCACAAAAATGAGCGTCCGCATCAGCATGAAGAGCGCAAAGGTCACAACAATCGCAATCGGAACACCGATGACAAGTCTGAAAATACTACCCATCAGCCACTCCTAGCTTTCTTCCGAGATGTTGATTTCCTCAACACCCAGCTGTGTGAGCATCTCCTGGATGTCCAGTACGGTGCCAATTGGAGCATCCTGATCGCCCTGGATCATCGCTTCAGCCCGCGGATTCTCTGACAATAATTG
This DNA window, taken from bacterium (Candidatus Blackallbacteria) CG13_big_fil_rev_8_21_14_2_50_49_14, encodes the following:
- a CDS encoding aldehyde-activating protein — its product is MSYETSCLCGTVKMTAENINPKFTVCHCQSCRTWGGAPFFAVKCGTEVKIEGDDKVKIYKSSAWASRGFCTECGTHLFYQLKATGEYNIPVGLFSNLKGLEMDMQYFSDMRPSYYCFTNETKEMTSEEIMAYFADKMRT